The DNA region TATAGGATACGCCGATACGGCAACTACATATAATATTGTATAATTACTATTACTAATAATATGCATAAGTATAATGTATTTTTAATAGCAAAGAAAAATAGCTTTTATTTtaggaaaaggaaaaaaacagaGTCCCAATCCACTTGCCGAGCAGCCCAATAGGGACAATTCACCTGCAAATAAACCTTATATAAACTGATTCTCGTGatgctggccgccgccgccgccgcctatcTCAAGCTGTTTGTGCAGTGCTCATGCATCCTCACACCTTCCTTTCTTCTTCGATGGAGCCCCCAAGCTGCCAAGCTGCCGTCCATGAATGAATCCCTACCGAAGATGTGGAGCCGCACACCCTCCCACCTTGCTCTGCATACTCCCTCTCCCTTCCTCGATAGGTCCGGTCTGCCATTGCTCAGACTGCAGCACCGATACTTCCCAAATACGTATCGGAGGTGTATTGAGAAGTATCGAAATTAATCatatttgtctttttttctGATACTTCTCCGATACGTATCGGAAGCATATCGGGAAGTATCGGTATCGGATACGTATCGCGATACCGGTACGGCAGTTGGCCGGCGTATCGGTGTAACGTAGCCCACCACCTAATCGGAGGTCACATCCTGACGAGTCGGGCATAGCAGTCGGCCATAGCAGAACTGCAGCTGGACTCTGCAACATGGTTATCGGGTATCAACATGGTTATTCCGTTCTCCCCCTACAGAAATTTAAATTTCTTGCCAAAGTTTCATTTCAAAAACTGTGCTTAGTGGGGACTCCCTGATCCTTTTCAGCCATGAAACCGAATGAaagcaaaacaaaacaaaaacaaaaacttctCAAGTGAGAAAAGGGAAGCACCTTGAAGACAGAGAACACATGTAGAAATCCCTCTCTCCTCCACGCTTAATGTTCAGAGCTGCTCGGACGGAGATGATTGAGAGTCTCCTAAGGATATATAGCTGAAACAATTCATGAAAAAATGTTAAAGCCAAATCCATCACATTTGTTgatgtgcaattacatctaatgCTATGGAATTACCTGTTGCTCAAACTCAGCCTCTGATCTTGAACTCTTggtaataaaaacctgctcaatGACTGGCTCTGTCTCCAGTGCAGATTCACCCAGGTCTGAGTTATCAGTTGGAACTGGACGCCACCCGAGTATTACATGTCCCAGTGATTCCGCGACCTGCAAGGACAACATCGTTAATCAGAGGAAATGAAAACATGCAAATCCTGCATTGCTAATAGGCTATCAAATTTATTAACAGTGTTACACCAACCTTCTTAAACTCAGCTTTGCCCTTCTCACGACGCT from Sorghum bicolor cultivar BTx623 unplaced genomic scaffold, Sorghum_bicolor_NCBIv3 super_1257, whole genome shotgun sequence includes:
- the LOC8155736 gene encoding glutamate synthase 1 [NADH], chloroplastic, which translates into the protein MQRREDHIYNPSFERDACGVGFVAELSGDYKRATVNDAIEMLERMAHRGACGCEKNTGDGAGIMVALPHDFFKEVTKDAGFELPPPGEYAVGMLFMPTDEKRREKGKAEFKKVAESLGHVILGWRPVPTDNSDLGESALETEPVIEQVFITKSSRSEAEFEQQLYILRRLSIISVRAALNIKRGGERDFYMCSLSSRVQLQFCYGRLLCPTRQDVTSD